The window TCAACGGACGGTTGCCTGTCGAAGTTCCTTACCTTCGTGTGGCAAACGTGCAGGCAGGGCATCTTGATCTGTCAGAAATCAAAACGATTCAGGCGTTGCCGGAAGAAGTCGAAGAACTTGCGCTGCGGAAGGGAGACGTACTGCTCACAGAAGGCGGCGACTTCGACAAGTTGGGACGTGGGGCAATGCTGGAGCAAGACCTCCCAAACTACATCCACCAAAATCATGTCTTTCGTGTGCGTGTTGAGCAGTCGGAGCTCGATCCGGTCTATTTCGCTAAGTTCCTTTTGACCGGCGAGGCCCGCAGGTACTTCCTCGGTTGCGCCAAGAGGACGACGAACCTCGCGAGCATCAACATGACACAATTGCGTGCTCTGCCTGTTCCGCTTCCGCCACTTTTCCTGCAAAAGGAGTTCGCTGCCCGCGTGTCCGAGATCCGCGCCATGCAGGCTGAGCAAGCCGCTTCCCGCCGCCGCCTGGACGATCTCTTTCACTCCATGCTCCATCGCGTGTTTCAGGGAGAGCTATGAAGATTATCCGTGATTGTTTCGGGCGCTCCGTCAGGCTGACCGATGAGCGGGTCGTGCATATCCTTCAACATCAGGAAATGGCAGGGATGGAGGCAGAGATTGAGCGGGTGCTCCAAGCCCCGGCTGAAGTGCGCCTGTCTCGATCGGACGACACCGTGCAGTTGTTTTACGAATTCTACGCGCAAACGCTGGTTGGTGGGAAATGGCTCTGCGTCGTGGTAAAGTGCCCACCAGAGGATGCGTTTGTGGTGACGGCCTATTTGACCGATCGACTGAAGTCAGGAGAAACCATATGGCCGAAAAAGTAAAAGTCTGGTTTGACCCGGAAGCGGACTATCTCGAAGTGCAATTCCGTGAGGCGCCCGGCTTCATGCGCCCGACGGCTCATGATGCCGTCATGGAACGGGTGGACG is drawn from Nitrospira sp. and contains these coding sequences:
- a CDS encoding DUF4258 domain-containing protein, which encodes MKIIRDCFGRSVRLTDERVVHILQHQEMAGMEAEIERVLQAPAEVRLSRSDDTVQLFYEFYAQTLVGGKWLCVVVKCPPEDAFVVTAYLTDRLKSGETIWPKK
- a CDS encoding DUF2283 domain-containing protein; translation: MAEKVKVWFDPEADYLEVQFREAPGFMRPTAHDAVMERVDEAGHVLGFSVLGVSRFRKDHPLEAELVVGE